The following proteins come from a genomic window of Roseofilum capinflatum BLCC-M114:
- a CDS encoding DUF302 domain-containing protein yields MSYHFSIILNTTLDEAIAQVTEALKQEGFGILTEINVQNAFAKHGIEFHTYRILGACHPQLAHRALQADDKAGTLFPCNVVVQDKGQGAIEVSAVNPLGMLQAVEHPDVQAMAEEASQKMQAVISHLKAPALTS; encoded by the coding sequence ATGAGCTATCACTTTAGTATTATTCTAAATACGACCCTGGATGAGGCGATCGCCCAAGTCACCGAGGCCCTGAAACAAGAAGGATTTGGGATTTTGACCGAAATCAACGTTCAAAACGCTTTCGCCAAGCATGGTATCGAGTTCCATACCTATCGCATTCTCGGTGCATGTCATCCCCAACTTGCCCATCGCGCTCTCCAAGCCGATGACAAAGCCGGAACCCTCTTCCCTTGTAACGTGGTGGTACAAGACAAGGGACAAGGAGCGATTGAAGTCTCTGCGGTTAACCCTTTGGGAATGCTCCAAGCCGTTGAACATCCCGATGTCCAAGCCATGGCTGAAGAAGCCAGCCAGAAAATGCAAGCCGTCATTTCTCACCTGAAAGCCCCAGCCTTAACCTCATAG
- a CDS encoding arsenic resistance protein translates to MWKILSFLQKNLTWSIPIFMILGVVFGLLADPSGLKSLIIPLTFLMVYPMMINLQIKKVIAGGDYKVQIVTQLINFAIIPFFAFGVGKLFFNDQPLILLGLLLTSLLPTSGMTISWTGFAKGNINAAIKMTVIGLIAGSIATPFYAKFLMGTVIEIPLANIFKQIIIIVFLPMILGQITQFLLIKQVGMDKYQKNLKQKFPVFSTLGVLGIVFVAMSLKAQAILENPAMLLSLLVPLVTIYGFNFLLSTLIGKALFDRDNAIALVYGTVMRNLSIALAIAMTVFGQEGSEIALIITMAYIIQVQAGAWYVKFTDRIFGKVPTSEAI, encoded by the coding sequence ATGTGGAAAATTTTATCTTTTTTACAAAAAAACTTAACTTGGTCAATTCCTATTTTTATGATCTTGGGGGTTGTCTTTGGACTCCTGGCCGATCCATCAGGACTCAAATCATTAATTATTCCCCTCACTTTCTTGATGGTTTATCCCATGATGATCAACTTGCAAATCAAGAAAGTGATCGCTGGAGGAGACTACAAAGTTCAAATCGTCACCCAGCTTATTAACTTTGCAATTATTCCCTTTTTTGCCTTTGGAGTTGGGAAACTGTTCTTTAACGATCAACCCCTAATTCTCTTGGGTTTACTCCTAACCTCCCTATTACCCACCAGTGGCATGACTATTTCCTGGACAGGGTTTGCTAAGGGCAATATTAATGCTGCCATTAAAATGACAGTAATTGGATTAATTGCTGGCTCCATTGCTACGCCCTTCTATGCCAAATTTTTGATGGGGACAGTGATTGAAATTCCTCTGGCCAATATTTTTAAGCAAATCATCATTATTGTCTTCTTGCCAATGATTTTAGGTCAGATCACCCAATTTCTGTTGATTAAACAGGTTGGGATGGACAAATATCAGAAAAACTTAAAGCAAAAATTTCCCGTTTTTTCTACCTTGGGAGTTTTAGGGATTGTGTTTGTGGCCATGTCCTTGAAAGCACAGGCCATTTTAGAGAATCCGGCGATGTTGCTCTCCTTGTTAGTTCCCTTGGTGACGATTTATGGATTTAACTTTCTGTTGAGTACGTTGATTGGCAAAGCCTTATTCGATCGCGACAATGCGATCGCCCTAGTCTATGGTACAGTCATGCGTAACCTGTCCATTGCCCTGGCGATCGCCATGACCGTGTTTGGTCAAGAAGGCTCAGAAATTGCCCTGATCATTACCATGGCTTACATTATCCAAGTTCAAGCCGGTGCATGGTACGTCAAATTTACCGACCGCATCTTTGGTAAAGTCCCCACCTCAGAAGCCATTTAG
- a CDS encoding PRC-barrel domain-containing protein, whose translation MISEKISQRSDFLGTQVITRSSGKRLGVISQLWVDIDRREVVALSLRDNLLSGVLAGIPRYMYLSNIRQVGDVILVDDDDVIEDVNVEVYSSLIGSEVITEAGEMLGRVRGYRFDTEDYRVTSLIIASVGLPLIPEQVISTYELTIDQIVSSGPNRLIVFEGAEEQMVQLSTGVLEKLGISQAPWERDGAEPYVMPTIKTENQLGTGTPLRTEEPIREMEPVMEEAWDVDQWEEPQPAPMRQFQQPEPRYETNYEEDNWGDNGDEDLPYREPSYRVDPPELEEEEISEAPYEPPYTEIEPDAWADKEQDEPYDLPKVNIPETLKKPEYEG comes from the coding sequence ATGATATCGGAAAAAATTAGCCAACGCTCTGACTTTCTTGGAACCCAAGTGATCACCCGAAGTAGTGGAAAACGCTTGGGAGTCATCAGCCAACTGTGGGTTGATATTGACCGGCGGGAAGTTGTTGCCCTAAGTTTGCGAGATAATCTGCTCTCAGGTGTTCTCGCCGGAATTCCCCGCTATATGTACTTGAGTAATATTCGCCAAGTTGGTGATGTAATTCTTGTTGATGATGATGACGTAATCGAAGATGTCAACGTAGAAGTTTACAGCAGCCTCATTGGGAGTGAAGTGATTACCGAAGCTGGGGAAATGCTCGGCCGGGTCAGAGGCTATCGGTTTGATACCGAAGATTATCGCGTCACTTCCTTAATTATTGCCTCAGTCGGCCTACCCCTAATTCCCGAACAGGTGATCAGCACCTATGAACTCACCATTGACCAAATTGTGAGCAGTGGGCCCAACCGCCTGATTGTGTTTGAAGGTGCAGAAGAGCAGATGGTGCAGTTAAGTACGGGGGTGCTGGAGAAGCTCGGTATTTCTCAAGCGCCTTGGGAAAGAGACGGAGCTGAACCTTATGTGATGCCAACCATTAAAACTGAAAATCAGTTAGGGACAGGCACTCCCCTACGAACAGAAGAACCCATCCGCGAGATGGAGCCAGTGATGGAAGAAGCCTGGGATGTGGATCAGTGGGAAGAACCCCAACCGGCTCCCATGCGGCAGTTCCAGCAACCTGAACCCCGGTATGAGACCAATTATGAGGAAGATAACTGGGGAGATAATGGGGATGAGGATCTGCCCTATCGAGAACCGAGCTATCGGGTCGATCCTCCGGAACTAGAGGAGGAAGAGATTTCAGAGGCTCCTTATGAACCTCCTTATACAGAAATAGAACCGGATGCCTGGGCTGATAAGGAGCAGGATGAACCCTACGATCTGCCTAAAGTCAATATCCCAGAAACTCTGAAAAAGCCAGAGTATGAAGGATAA
- the cobD gene encoding threonine-phosphate decarboxylase CobD, with translation MSLNRPVHGGNVVWAASVAGCSPDRLLDFSASINPLGPPQSAIAAITTHLNRITLYPDPRYSELRKHLGRFHQLPPEMILPGNGAAELLTWIARQLRECQRVYVLTPAFRDYARALQAFGVPIQPYPLDWSKLASSLPLSPNPGSGVLLNNPHNPTGKLWRREEILPLLDRFEWVVIDEAFMDFLDPSEDQSLIPLIQEYPHLVIVRSLTKFYSLPGLRLGYAIADPAWIAQWEHWRDPWPVNILAEVAGIAAIGDRDFQRQTWDWLPPTREDLLEGLRSLPGFNPYPGAANFLLVNVDRSVTELQEWLLKEHQILIRDCTSFPELGDRYFRIAVRSQAENQRLLSALGDR, from the coding sequence GTGTCTTTAAACCGTCCGGTTCATGGAGGAAATGTGGTTTGGGCAGCCTCAGTCGCAGGCTGTTCACCCGATCGCCTGCTGGATTTTTCCGCGAGTATTAATCCCTTGGGCCCTCCACAATCGGCGATCGCCGCGATTACCACTCACCTGAATCGGATTACTCTGTACCCCGATCCCCGGTACTCCGAGTTACGGAAACATCTGGGGCGGTTTCATCAGCTTCCCCCAGAGATGATTTTGCCGGGGAATGGGGCCGCAGAATTATTGACTTGGATCGCTCGTCAGTTGCGAGAATGCCAGAGGGTCTATGTGCTGACTCCTGCGTTTCGCGACTATGCACGAGCGCTGCAAGCATTTGGGGTTCCCATCCAACCCTATCCCCTAGATTGGTCTAAGTTAGCCTCTTCCCTTCCCCTCTCTCCTAATCCTGGATCGGGGGTGTTGCTCAATAACCCCCATAATCCGACGGGCAAATTATGGCGACGGGAGGAGATTCTCCCCCTGTTGGATCGATTTGAGTGGGTGGTCATTGATGAGGCGTTTATGGATTTTCTAGATCCCTCAGAAGACCAAAGTTTAATCCCTCTGATCCAAGAGTATCCCCATCTGGTGATTGTGCGATCGCTCACTAAGTTTTATAGTTTGCCGGGTCTGCGTCTGGGTTATGCGATCGCCGATCCGGCCTGGATTGCACAATGGGAACACTGGCGCGATCCTTGGCCAGTGAATATCCTGGCAGAAGTGGCCGGAATTGCAGCCATCGGCGATCGGGATTTTCAACGGCAAACCTGGGACTGGTTACCCCCCACCCGCGAGGATCTTTTAGAAGGGTTGCGATCGTTGCCAGGGTTCAATCCTTACCCAGGAGCTGCTAATTTCTTATTAGTGAATGTCGATCGATCCGTCACTGAGCTACAGGAATGGTTATTAAAAGAACACCAGATCCTGATCCGAGACTGCACGAGTTTTCCGGAATTGGGCGATCGCTATTTCCGTATCGCTGTTCGTTCCCAAGCTGAGAATCAACGGTTACTGAGTGCTTTGGGCGATCGTTGA
- a CDS encoding 4-hydroxybenzoate solanesyltransferase, whose product MVSPSPPQTDPTWLSIIKLLRWHKPAGRFILMVPALWAVFLAAQGTPPLPLVGVIIVGTFVTSAAGCVINDLWDRNIDPEVERTQTRPLASRALSVQVGVAIAILALFCAALLALYLNRFSFLLCVAAVPVIVLYPTAKRVFPVPQLVLSIAWGFAVLICWSAITANLEPATWVLWGAVVLWTLGFDTVYALPDRQDDQRIGVNSSALFFGDNTPIAVGVFFAGTALLLALESQIMALHWTFWLGWSLAVIFWAKQVYDLLQPEVSPSLYGQIFGQNVIIGFMLLAAMISGTLF is encoded by the coding sequence ATGGTTAGTCCATCCCCACCCCAAACCGATCCCACCTGGCTCAGTATCATTAAACTCTTGCGTTGGCATAAACCCGCCGGTCGGTTTATTCTCATGGTTCCGGCTCTATGGGCTGTATTCCTGGCTGCCCAAGGAACTCCCCCCCTGCCCCTGGTCGGTGTGATTATTGTCGGCACATTCGTCACCAGTGCGGCCGGTTGTGTGATTAATGACCTGTGGGATCGCAATATTGACCCAGAAGTAGAACGCACCCAAACCCGTCCCCTAGCGTCTCGCGCTCTCTCAGTTCAGGTGGGAGTGGCGATCGCCATTTTAGCTCTATTCTGTGCTGCCCTCTTAGCTCTATATCTCAACCGGTTTAGCTTCCTCCTCTGCGTCGCTGCCGTTCCCGTCATTGTCCTCTATCCCACTGCCAAACGAGTCTTTCCCGTGCCCCAGCTTGTCCTCTCCATTGCCTGGGGCTTTGCCGTCCTCATTTGCTGGAGCGCTATTACCGCCAACCTAGAACCCGCCACCTGGGTACTCTGGGGAGCAGTTGTCCTCTGGACTCTCGGTTTTGATACCGTCTATGCCCTGCCCGATCGCCAAGATGACCAACGCATCGGAGTCAACTCCAGCGCCCTATTTTTCGGCGACAACACCCCCATCGCCGTGGGAGTCTTTTTTGCCGGAACTGCCCTTTTATTAGCCCTAGAGAGCCAAATCATGGCCCTCCATTGGACATTTTGGTTAGGGTGGAGCCTGGCGGTGATTTTTTGGGCGAAACAGGTTTACGATCTCCTACAACCGGAGGTTTCCCCCAGTCTCTACGGTCAAATTTTTGGTCAAAATGTAATCATTGGCTTCATGCTCTTAGCTGCCATGATTTCCGGCACACTCTTTTAA
- a CDS encoding phosphate/phosphite/phosphonate ABC transporter substrate-binding protein, whose translation MFFISQRINITAIGAIALSVVTAACSPPNLTESADRNSNASVAAVQELKIAVIPDRAPEIQRQELQELETYLETALGIPTDFEVTPDYKTSIQLIVEEQVEMAYLGPFSYVQAKDQNPDIEPLVTHIEQSTGRPWYTGVIVADTSQGITTLEDLRGKRFGFVSQSSTSGYLVPSAQFQEMGIDPEEDFAAIAYSGSHDKNATALAQGEVDAIAIEETTYQRAKASGELAGDRYVILWQSDPLPNSPLVIRSTLPDEFKLSVRKALIEAPSGLGLVGGEQASGYTSVADEDYEPIRRIQQTLGLDN comes from the coding sequence ATGTTTTTTATATCGCAACGGATTAATATTACTGCAATTGGGGCGATCGCTTTATCTGTAGTAACGGCGGCTTGTTCTCCACCCAATCTTACAGAATCTGCCGATCGCAATTCCAATGCCTCTGTAGCAGCAGTCCAGGAACTTAAAATCGCTGTCATTCCTGATCGCGCTCCAGAAATCCAACGGCAGGAACTGCAAGAATTGGAAACCTATTTAGAGACAGCTTTAGGTATTCCGACTGATTTTGAAGTCACGCCAGATTATAAGACTTCTATTCAACTGATCGTTGAAGAACAGGTAGAAATGGCTTATTTAGGCCCTTTTTCCTACGTCCAAGCTAAAGATCAAAATCCTGATATTGAGCCGTTAGTGACCCATATTGAACAGTCTACGGGTCGGCCTTGGTATACTGGGGTAATTGTGGCAGATACCAGCCAAGGGATTACAACGTTAGAGGATTTGCGCGGTAAACGGTTTGGTTTTGTCAGTCAATCTTCAACTTCTGGCTATTTAGTACCCAGTGCCCAATTTCAAGAGATGGGGATTGATCCAGAAGAAGATTTTGCCGCGATCGCCTATTCGGGGAGCCATGATAAAAATGCGACTGCCTTAGCTCAGGGAGAAGTAGACGCGATCGCTATTGAAGAAACAACATACCAGAGAGCCAAAGCATCAGGAGAGTTAGCTGGCGATCGCTATGTTATCCTCTGGCAATCCGATCCATTACCCAATTCTCCTCTAGTCATCCGCTCTACCCTACCCGATGAATTCAAACTGAGCGTCCGAAAAGCTTTAATTGAAGCACCATCTGGTTTAGGATTAGTGGGAGGAGAGCAAGCTTCTGGCTATACTTCAGTTGCAGATGAAGATTACGAACCCATTCGTCGCATCCAACAAACCCTAGGATTAGATAACTAG
- a CDS encoding ATP-binding protein — MKIATKFIASSIIVISTIAISMGGSILTVHQAEKSVTQSRERSREYLSAMLELQTTLEEQIFALKDFVILDQLPENLRRYENARSKFLLTLDELAIEFPDSKEIEVVINRQKTLHQLSKQLTQNQDEISKQKQDLRSINFFANDIHFSLKSLMDYTQTLDEKAQDHADRVKQKTRAFQALLICMLFLVVFWQSKWIIFPVIKSLYQLKDGAEQMGMGRLNYRININTGDEIESLANTFNQMAEQLSNSYYNMERKVIDRTHELEKSNDHLKQVLGELQKTQSQLIHNEKMSSLGQMVAGIAHEINNPVNFVYGNLSYAQEYIQDLLHLIDQYQQDYPQPTEAVQAVIEEIDLEFLTSDLQKVMNSMKGGSIRIRDIVKSLRTFSRLDEADMKEVDIHEGIESTLMILQHRIKHKPNFPEIEIIKDYGNLPRVECYPSQLNQVFMNVLANAIDVLEDKVSLEHKGEITIATRVSDDGLIQIRIKDNGPGIDPQTQDRIFDPFFTTKPVGKGTGLGLSISYQIVVDKHKGQFYCESQLGEGTEFTIEIPCTQQMLMS, encoded by the coding sequence ATGAAGATTGCCACTAAATTCATTGCCTCTTCCATCATTGTGATTAGCACGATTGCTATCAGTATGGGGGGCAGTATCCTAACCGTTCATCAAGCAGAAAAATCGGTTACTCAAAGTCGAGAACGTAGCCGTGAATATCTGTCAGCAATGCTAGAATTACAAACAACGTTAGAAGAACAAATTTTTGCCCTTAAAGATTTTGTGATTCTCGATCAATTACCTGAAAACCTGCGACGCTATGAAAATGCTAGATCTAAATTTCTACTGACCTTAGATGAATTGGCGATAGAATTTCCTGATTCAAAGGAAATTGAAGTAGTAATTAATCGCCAAAAAACACTCCATCAACTGAGCAAACAGCTAACGCAAAACCAGGATGAAATATCTAAACAAAAGCAAGATCTACGCTCTATCAACTTTTTTGCAAATGATATTCATTTTTCCTTAAAGAGTTTAATGGATTATACCCAAACTCTGGATGAAAAAGCCCAAGATCATGCCGATCGGGTCAAACAAAAAACCAGGGCTTTCCAGGCTTTGTTAATCTGTATGCTTTTTTTGGTCGTTTTTTGGCAATCAAAATGGATTATATTTCCAGTTATTAAATCTTTATATCAACTCAAAGATGGCGCTGAACAAATGGGTATGGGTAGACTAAATTACCGAATAAATATTAACACTGGAGATGAAATTGAGTCCTTAGCAAATACCTTTAATCAGATGGCAGAACAATTGTCTAACTCTTATTATAATATGGAGCGAAAAGTAATCGATCGCACCCATGAATTAGAGAAAAGCAACGATCATTTAAAGCAGGTTTTGGGGGAGCTACAAAAAACTCAATCACAATTAATTCACAATGAAAAGATGTCTAGCTTAGGACAAATGGTTGCGGGGATTGCCCATGAGATTAATAACCCGGTCAATTTTGTTTATGGTAATCTTAGCTATGCCCAAGAATATATTCAAGATCTTCTTCATTTAATCGATCAGTATCAACAAGATTATCCTCAACCTACCGAAGCCGTACAAGCAGTGATTGAGGAGATCGATCTAGAGTTTCTCACAAGTGATTTGCAAAAAGTGATGAACTCGATGAAAGGAGGATCGATCCGTATTCGGGATATTGTCAAATCTTTACGGACGTTTTCTCGGCTAGATGAAGCCGATATGAAAGAGGTAGATATCCATGAAGGGATTGAAAGTACATTGATGATTTTACAGCATCGTATTAAGCATAAGCCAAATTTTCCTGAAATTGAAATCATTAAAGACTATGGAAATCTGCCTAGGGTAGAATGTTATCCGAGTCAGTTAAATCAGGTATTTATGAATGTGTTGGCTAATGCGATCGATGTTTTAGAAGATAAGGTTAGCCTTGAACACAAAGGTGAAATTACGATTGCTACGAGAGTGAGTGACGATGGATTAATTCAGATTAGAATTAAGGATAATGGGCCAGGCATTGATCCGCAAACTCAAGATCGTATTTTTGATCCGTTTTTTACCACTAAACCGGTGGGTAAAGGAACGGGTTTAGGATTGTCTATTAGTTATCAAATTGTAGTCGATAAGCATAAAGGACAGTTCTATTGTGAATCTCAATTGGGAGAAGGGACAGAATTTACGATTGAGATTCCTTGCACGCAGCAGATGTTAATGAGTTAA